The nucleotide sequence GCCCGACCTGTCCGCCGTGACGCCCACGTTCCAGAGCGCCAACACCAGCCTCCAGCGGACCCTGGGCCTCTACGCGGCGGACCAGATTGCCATCGGCAAGTACGTGGAGGTGCTTGGCTCCATCCGCTGGGACGTCTTCAACACGGACTACACCGCCGTGGCCGCCGCCGGCACGAAGACGCGGCTGGAGAGCAGCGACAAGCTGTTCAACTGGCGCGCGGGCGTCGTCGTCCACCCCATGGAGAACACGAGCGTGTACGGCATGTACGGCACGTCCGCCAACCCCTCCGCCGAGCTGGCCACGCTCTCCGCCGACACGGTGAGCCTGGATCCGGAGAAGAACGCCATCGTGGAGGTGGGCGCGAAGGGTGAGTTCATCGAGGGCCGGCTGGGCCTCACCGCGGCCGTGTTCCGCATCACCAAGACGGACGCGCGCGTGCCCAACACGGACCCGGAGGGGCCGCCGCAGATCCTCGCCGGTGAGCAGCGCGTGCAGGGCTACAACGTGGGCGTGGCGGGCACCGTCACCCGGGATTGGAAGATGCTCGCGAACTACACCCTGATGGACTCCGCCATCACCGAGCACACCAACCCGTACCTCGTCGGCCAGCGGCTGCCGAACACCCCGCGCCACAGCCTCTCGCTCTGGACGACGTACCAGGTGCTGGAGAACCTGTCGGTGGGCGGCGGCGCCGTCTACCAGGACGTGACGAGCGTCAGCAACCCGACCTCCGCGGCCACGGCCACCAACAACGTGCCCAACTTCTGGCGCTTCGACGCGTTCGCGAGCTACGAGTGGGGCAAGGCCAACCTCCAGCTCAACGTGTACAACCTCACCGACGCCCTCTATTACGACCAGTTCTACGCCGGGCATGCCGTGCCGGCCGAGGGTGTCTCCGCGCTGCTGACCGCGCGCTACCGCTTCTAGGCGCGGGCCGCCAGCGGGGCCACCGTCCTCCAGGAGTCGCTCCATGATGCTGCACATCCCCAGCGTGCTGACCGCCGAGCAGGTGGCCCACTGCCGCACGGTCATGGAGCGGGCCTCCTGGACGGACGGGCGTGTCACCTCCGGCTACCAGTCCGCGCAGGTGAAGAAGAACCTCCAGCTCCCCGACGACGGGCCGGCCGCGCGCGAGCTGGGCGACCTGGTGTTGTCGGGGCTGGAGCGCAGCGCGATGTTCATCTCCGCGGCGCTGCCGCAGCGGGTGTTCCCTCCGCTGTTCAACCGCTACGAGCCGGGGATGACGTTCGGCTCGCACGTGGACAGCGCCATCCGCCCGGTGACGGGGACGCCGCTGCGCGTGCGCACGGACGTGTCGGCGACGCTCTTCCTCTCCGAGCCGGACAGCTACGACGGCGGCGAGCTGGTGGTGGAGGACACCTACGGCAGCCACTCGGTGAAGCTGCCGGCCGGGGACCTCATCATCTACCCGGCGTCCAGCCTGCACCACGTGACGCCGGTGACGCGCGGCGTCCGGCTCGCGTCGTTCTTCTGGGTGCAGAGCATGGTGCGGGACGTGTCGCGCCGCGCGATGCTCTTCGACATGGACACGGCGATTACCCAGCTCAACCAGGAGGTGCCCAAGAGCCCCGCCCTGGTGATGCTGACGGGCGTGTACCACAACCTCCTGAGGCAGTGGGCGGAGCCCTGAAGCCCGGCCGAAGGCGTGGGCGGGGCTCGGAAGCCCGCCCCGCCTGAAGGTCAGCCCTGGTCCTTGCGGACGAGGACCTTCTTGCCGCGCACCGTGGCGTTCTTCAGCGCGGCGATGATGCGGTTGGCGTCCGGCTCCGGCACCTCCACCAGCGTGAAGCTGTCGCCAATCTGGATGGCGCCAATCTTCGACGAGTCGAGCCCCGCCTCGCCGGCGATGGCGCCCACCACGTCCGCCGGGCGCATGCCCGCGCGCCGGCCCGCGCCAATCCACAGGCGGGTGATGTCCCAGGCCGGTGGGCCTCCCCGGCTCTTGGTGCCCCGCTCCGGGCGTCCCGGCCTGCCGCCGGGCGCACCGGGCGCTCCAGGCCTGCCGCCGGCCATTCCGGGCCGCGGGGGCCGGTCCACCGGCGGGGCCACGGTGGGGATCTCCTCCTCCTTGCCCTCGCGGCCCTCGTCCTGGGCCTCCTGGAGGAGCTTCACCGCGGCGGCGGCGATGTCCATGGCGTCGAACTCGGAGGCCAGGGCCTCCACCGCGCCGCGGAAGGAGTCCAGCTCACCGGCCACCAGCGCCTCGCGCAGGGCGGAGCGCAGCATCTCCTGCTGCTTCTCGCGCAGGTCCGCCACGGTGGGCACCGTGGCCACCTCGATGCGCTGGCCGGTGACGCGCTCGATGTTGCGCAGCAGCCGGTGCTCGCGGGGCTCCACGAGGGTGATGGCCACGCCCTCGCGGCCGGCGCGGCCCGTGCGGCCGATGCGGTGCACGTACGCCTCGGGGGCGTTGGGCACGTCGAAGTTCACCACGTGGGACAGCCGGGGGATGTCCAGACCGCGCGCCGCCACGTCCGTGGCCACGAGCAGGTCGGTGCCCTGGGACTTGAGCTGCTTGATGACGCGGTCTCTCTGCTCCTGCGTCATGCCGCCGTGCAGGGCGTGGGCGCGCCAGCCGCGGCCGTTGAGGGAGACGGTGAGGTCATCCACCTCCGTGCGGGTGCGGCAGAAGATGATGGCGGCGGTGGGGGACTCCACGTCGAGCAGGCGGCCCAGGGTGGCAATCTTGAAGGCGCGCGGGACGACGTAGGCCGTCTGCCGGACGCGGGGCATCTCGCCCTGCTCCACCTTCTCGCGGGCAATCTTCACGCGCACTGGCTCGCGCAGGTGGCGCTCGGCGATGCTGGCGATGCGCGGGGGGAGGGTGGCGGAGAAGAGGGCGGTCTGCCGCGTCTCGGGCGTGCCGGAGAGGATGGCCTCCAGGTCCTCGGCGAAGCCCATGTCGAGCATCTCGTCGGCCTCGTCCAGGACGACGGTGCGCACGTCGTCGAGCTGGAGCGTGCCCCGGCGCAGGTGGTCCAGCGCGCGGCCGGGGGTGGCGACGACGACGTCCACGCCGCGCTTGAGGACGCGCAGCTGCTGGCCGATGACCTGCCCGCCGTAGAGGGGCAGCACGGTGACGCCGAGCTTCTGCCCGTAGCGGTGGATGGCCTCGGAGACCTGCATGGCCAGCTCGCGCGTGGGGACGAGCACCAGCGCGGCGGTGGTGTTCGGGCGGCAGGTGCCCGGCTCGATGCGGTTGAGGAGGGGGAGGGCGAACGCGGCCGTCTTGCCGGTGCCGGTGGCGGCGATGCCGAGCAGGTCCTTGCCCGCGAGCAGCGGCGGGAGGGCGGCGGCCTGGATGGGCGTGGGCTCCTCATATCCGAGGGCGCTGAGCGCCTCGATGAGGGCGGGCTTGAGGCCCAGGGAGTCGAAAGTGGCGTGAGGGGGGGCGACGGGAGGAGGCGGAGAGGCTTTCACGGTCCGGGCTTGTACCACCAGCACTCTCCGGATGGCCGCGAAGAATGCAGGTTCTGTCCCACACCTGAAATCACGGGGCCGTGGCAGGTGAAGGCACGCCGCCCTGGAGCGGCTCGCCGACGGCCGGAGGGGACGTCCGGACGACGATGTCCGCGTCGATGCCGTCCCCGCCGGGCGCTCCATCCTCGCCGTAGGACCGCAGGACGGGCAGGCCGCCTTCGAGGCGGTAGATGTAGTCATGCTCCCAGGGGTCCTGGGGGGCGACCTCGAGGAACCCGGCATCCACCAGGGCGCCAAGGCCCTGGGCGGCGTCCGGATAGTGACCGCGTTTCCAGCGGGGCGGCTGCAGCTACCGTGCCTGCCGCCGTGCTACTGGCTGCGCGGTGCGGGTGCTCGGCACAGGGTTTCTTCCACGCGGGAGCGCAGGGCTTCGAGCGACCCGTCATTCAGGATGACGGCATCGAATTGGGCTCGCTCCGCTCCCGCCGCTTCTCGTTCGGTGGCATGGCTCGCCAGCGCCCCTGGGGCGCCTGCACCCGGGCGCTCCACGAGCCACAGCTCTGCTCCCAGGGCCCGCGCCAGCTTCCACTCACGGCTGGTGCGCAGATCCGTGCAGACCACCCTGCCTTCGGCCTTCAGGAGCGACTCCACACGCAGGCGGAAGGGGCGGAGCCATACCTCGGCATCGAGCTCGACGCAGGTCTGCCCGAATCGCTGGTACAGCTCCCGAGGCGACTTGCCCAATCGGGGGTCGACGCTGTTGCGCCCATCGCCCCACAGTTGGTCCGGGCTGAGCTGGAAGAGCGTCATCAAGATGGCCTTCATGGGATCGGCAATGGCGACCCGTTCGAAGCCATGGTGACGTGTCAGGAGGCTGCCCACTGTGTCCTTGCCGGCGCCAGACACGCCCGCCAGGCAGATGAAGTTCCGAGGGTTCATCGCCCACCTCCAAAGTCATACCGGCCGCCGCGCTGGTCGAAGCGTGCCATTTCGAAGTGGACCTGGGACCAGGCTCGCTCGATGCCCGCTTCCAGGATGGGCCCGCTATAGCGGTGTCCACCCCCAGCGTTGTCGAAGAAGCGCCCAGCGGGATCCACCATGGCGTAGCTACCGCGCATGTCCTCGTTGTCTTCGGGAATCAGGGCAATGCCGTGTGCGGCCAGCCCCTGGTGTCGTGCGACGAAGCCACGGAAGTCCTCGTCGGAGCACAGGAGCGAGTCGACCTTGCCGCTGTTCTGTCCCTCTACGGGCAGGACCCGGAGCATCTTCCACCGCTCCGGACGGAGTGCACGCAGGAAGGCGCCCTGGTCTTCGCCTGCGTTGAGCGAGGTGACGACGGTGTTTACCTTGAAGCGCATGCCAGCCTGCCGGATGCGGTCCGCAGTGGCGATGTAGACCTCCGGATCGATGGCCCGGCCCTGCACCGCGCGGCCCATCGCCACGTGAGTCGCGGGGAAGGGACTGTCGATGCTGAGCGTGACCCAGTCGAGGGCGCCCTTGAGCCGCGCGATGCGTTCGGGAGTGAGTTGACTGCCATTGGTCACCACCATGGTCGTCGCTCCGCGCTCCTTCGCGATTTGGACCAACTCGGGCAGCCAGGGACACAGGAGCGGCTCGCCTCCCGCGAAAGTGATCTTCTGGAAGTGGGAGCAAAGCATTTCCACAATCCGCAGCGCCGCCTCCTTTGGAAGATGTCCGCGAGGCAGGACCTGGGCGCGGACATCCTGGAAGGTTGCGAAGCAGAAGCGGCAACGCATGTTGCACGGCTCCCACAGGTGGAAGTTGACCGAGGGCGGCAACTCGTGCTGCTGGGAGGTGCGGTTTGACCCGGAAGGAATGCTCCCACCCGATGCGTTGGGCGTGCGCGATGCCAGGCGGCGCTCAAATGGGGAGAGGGTGGGGTCATCGACTGTGGGCTGATGCATGGAGCCTCCGTTCGGGCCCGCTTTCGCAGGCGGTTCGACGCTCCACACCCACCAGCCATTTAATTGTGACCGCGTGACGTAAGTCAGCGGCAACGTTGGAGAAAATCGATCTCCAATTTGTCCCGGGCCCGCTGGACCCGTTTCCGAGCGGCTGCGTACTCGATACCGAGCTGTTGGGAGATCTCCAGCTCGCTCATGTCGTCGAAGTAATGCATCAAGAGAACCTGACGGTGTTCAGCTCCCAGGGCACACAGGGACTTCTGCAAGGCGAGCTGGGTCTCGCGCCGAACGTAGTCGTCGTCAGGCCGCAGGGTGCAAGAGGGCTCTGGCTCGAGGTCAATCGGGCATGACCTGGCGCTTCTCAACCCGTTGAGGGCACGATTCCGGACGGAACGCAGGAAGAACTGCTCGAAGTCGCGATACCGGTCGGAATGCAGGCAGACGCTGAGCAGGGATTCATAGACGATATCCGGTGCGTCAGCCGGTCCAACGATCTCGGCCGCGATGCTCCGCGCCTTCGCAAGCAGGGTGTGGTCCTGGTAGCGGCTCTCCATGCAGTCGCGGAAGCTCTGGGTGCGAGACGGCCCGGACGACAGGGAAGGTGTCGCTCCCATCGTCGCGGAAGCCAGGAGCAACTGGCGCGAACACTCGACGGAGGGTGAATTGCAACTCGCGGAGGCCCGGGGTGCGGAAAGCCTGCCGGCACTGGACTCGAGCTCGTCGGCCAGGGCGCCCAGCAGGAAGACGAAGGCGGTGCTGCCCAGACACGCCAAGGTGAGCATTCCCGCGCCGAAAGGCGATGTCCGCGCGATGCGCCAGGACAGTGAGAGCCCTCCCCAGCCAAGCGCGTACAGGAGGTAGGCGGAGTACAGCACCGCCCAGGTGAACGCGGCCAGTACAAGTGCACCTGCCAGCACGGGCTGCTGACTTCGGCCAAGGTCCGGAGGGAGGATGGCCCGGCAGGCCAGCGCCAAGATGACGCCGACGACGAGCCAGGGCCACCGCAGTAGTAGGGGAGGCGGCTTCGTCTGCCCCGCGAGTCGGCGGATGAGGTTCCAGGCCGTCACGGAGGCGGCCAGCATCGCGCCCAGGAGCAAGAGCGCGGACGCAAGGTACACCGCGCCGTCAAAGATGCCCGAGGACAGCGCGCCCAGTCGCTCGAGGAGGTACGCGGCTCCGAAGAACCCCGTCAGCGCCGTCATGAAGAAGGCAAGCCCCTCGATGGGGATGAGCACGTTGAAGGCGAAGATCACCAGCGCCACGGCAAACACCGCGAATTGCCACCAACGCGTGCGTCGCGGTGGCGCGCCTCCATCCCCCGGTGAGGCTTGTCCTGTCATTTGGCAGCCACACTAGCAGTCTGGCCAAGTCGCTGGTGAATCCTGGACTGGAGGTTGTCTCAGACCCGGGTGACTGTCTTTCGTGACCCCTGGCCACGTCTCACGACACGGCCCGCAGGCCCGCGCGCAGGGCTCGACCCTCCGTCTGTGTCAGCAGTCGGTCGACGTCCGCATGCGAACGCAGCGAGCGCCATCGCCTCCAGCGCGTTGCTTGCCCCGCAGCCCGGCAGGGGCCTCCCGAGTGCGGTTTCCTCATCCCGGCAGGGCCGCATCGAAGAACGTCACGAGGCCTGGCGTGCATCGAGTGCCCGAACGCCCGAGCATCGCGAGCTGCTGCGAGGGCCTCTCCATCCGTCATGGCTTCGGCCCGCGCCGCTCCCTCGCCCGAAGGTGAATCACTCAACACGTGCAGCCCCAGGGCTTCGCGCGCGGCGGTTGCCGGACTACCGCCCTCCGCCATGGCCTGGGGACGCTTCGTTTCCGCGGGCGGAGCGCCTGACGGATGCGCCCCCGCGTCATCCTCCCTTGCCTCCGCCGGTTCGCTGTCGGGTGTCTCTTCCGAGAGCTCCCCGCCGTCTGGAGGCGGCATGCCTCCGGGCCCCCGGGGCGTCGATTCCTCTCTTGGGCCCAGGGCCCGCCAGAGCGCCTCCGCCGACGCGTCCGCGTCCTCTTCCGTGACTGCACCCTCCCACCTCGCCGCCACCCGCCCCAGCTCCGCGGCCGGAGTCTTGTCGTAGCCCCGCTGCGCCATCACCGCCGCCGCCTCCTCCATCCGCGTGGCCACGAACTGCGGGTACAGCTCCATCATCTGCCCACCCCCTGCCGGACCGACCCGCCCGTGGAAGGAACGTTCCTTCCGCCAGCACCTTCCTACCGGGTGGGGCTGACATGCCAACGGCGGACAACCGGGCAGGTCCGCTCAAGACCACGGCGCGCAAGAGCCCGGAAGGCCCCTCGCGGGTTCAGGCGGTGCGGGCTCCCTCCAGGTCTCGAGTCAGCCTTCCCGAGAGCCTGCCCGTGACATGTGTCGGACGGATACCCCGGACATCACCTTCGGGATGGTCGACACCGACCAGGAAGCGGAGCTCTCCAGCGCGTTCGCGATCCGCTCCATCCCAACGCTGAGGGTCTTCCGCGACGGCATCATGCTCTTCGAACAGGCCGGAACGCTGCCAGCGGCGGCGCTCAAGGACCTCATCCGCCAGCGTCACGCGCTGGACATGAACGAGGTGCGCAGGCAGCTCGTGGCGTGCGAGGCCGGGCAGAAGCCCGGCGGCGCCCCCAGGTCTGACGCCAGCGGCCAAGTGTAGCGGTTAGCCACGATTTCCGGGCCCTCTGTCCAGGGCGATCATCCACTCCACCCCTCACCCGGAGTCCCCATGCACCGACGTCTCTTGCTGGCCGCTGTCTCCGTCTTCTCGATGATCCCCGCCACGAGTTTCGCGGCGGTCGCTTGCGGGCGCATTTGCGACGGCTCGAATTGCAACACGCCCTGTATCGAGATCTTCCTCACGACTTGTGGGGAAGCAGGCTACTGCGGGCTGGATTCCGCCGCCGCGCCCACCATCGCCGAGGCCGAGTCCCAGCAGGCGGAGGATTCCGACCTGGTATGCCGCGAGGCACGGCCCGACGCCGAGCAGACCACGGCCGCCGAGAGCTGAGCGCAGAGCATGAGCCCGGGTGGGCTTTCGCCCAGGCCCATCGACCCAAGACGCGTCCTGTATGCGCCGGGCAGGGAGTCCGAGCCGGCGCTCCGTGGCGCGACGGGCACGCCGTGAGCCCCGCGTGGGGTGGCAGTCAACCCACGAGCGAGGGCCAGTTGCGTCCCACCCACGCGCGCTGCTCGGCCTCGGTGCGCCACTGGCTGTCGTCGCGGTCGACCCTGCGTGAGGTGGCGAGCAGGGACTGCAGCGCCGCGAGCATGCGCTCGGCGAAGGCCGTGTCGTGGACGACCAGCAGCGCCTCGCTCTCCCAGTAGGCCGCGGTGACATCCAGGTTGGCGCTGCCCACCGCCACGGCATCCATGTCTCGGACGAGCAGCTTGGCATGCACGTGCGGGAAGACCCGCTCCAGCTCGGGCTCCCACTCCGGCGCCGGTGGCATCGCGAACTCGTAGGCGACACCTCCCGCGGCGATGACGGCGTCGAGGCGGCTCCGGACGTACCGGTCCGCGACCTCGCGCAGCGCGCCTCCCGGGAACGGAATCTGCTGGCCATACCAGGGCCGGACGCTCCCGAAGAGGATGTCCACCTTCACCCCACGCCGGAGCGCGGCCACGAGCGCGTGCTGCAGCTCGAGGAGCAGCGGAAAGGTATTCACCAGCACCAGCCGCGAGCAGGCACTGCGGATGAGCGCGAGCTGCGTGTCCAGCGTATGGGTGTCCTTGAGCCCCTCGTGCAGGACGAGCCGTGCCTCCAGCTCTCCCGCCGGCGCAGCGGCGCGGACCGGGAAGGCCTCACCGCCCGCCCGGGTCCACTCCGCCAGGAAGGCGTGCTCGATGTCCGAGACCAGGGGGCCGGCGAGCCGTGCGCCACAGTCCAGCCAGGGCACCTCGCGGTAGTTCGACGTCCGCCGGAGGGCGACCTCGTCGAAGCCCGTGAAGTAGGTCGCCCCCATGTTGCGCCCCGTGATGAAGGCCTGCTCCGTGTCGACCACGAGCAGCTTCCGGTGGTTGCGCTGCTTCAGCTCGAGGATGCTCGGCAGCCCGGACAGCGGCGCGATGGCACGCACCTCGATGCCCGGCGTCCCCGACAGGCGGACGAGGGCCGGATTCATCACCCCGAACGAGTCATGCCCGCTGTACAGCGCATCCACCAGCAGGCGGACGCGCACGCCTCGCTTCGCCGCCCGCTGGAGCGCCTCCGAGAACCGCGCCGTCACCGCGTCGTCCTCGACGATGTAGCACTGCCAATGCACGGTGCTCCGGGCCCCTTCGATGGCGGCAAGCAGCGTCTCCCGGGCCCGCCCGTTGTCGAGCTCGAAGTCGATGGCATGGCCACCGACACACCGGCTGCCGCCCGCGAGTGCCAGCTCTCGTGCGAAGGTGTCCGGCGCCTCCGGCACCGGCAGGGGTTCCGGTGCCTGGCCGTCCGGCAGCAGGCCGCACTCGCTCGGCGTCAGCGTGCGGAGGAACGGATGGTGGAGCGGGTGCTCGTCGCGGGTGACCACCGCGGCAATGGCGGCGCCGGCCATGGCCAGACGGGTGGCCACCCGGAGCAGGCGCTGGGCGTCGACCAGCCGGGGGACGTCATCCGCGCGTGCGTCGTCGAGCCAGGCACTGGCGTCGATGAGGAGCGGCGTCCCGAGTCCCGGTGCCAGCTTGCGCAGGTGCTCCCGGTGCGTGTCGAGCGGCTCGCTGTCGCGCAGACGGACGAAGACGAGGTGACACGCGGCGCCCAGCGTGGCCAGGCCATCCCGTGGCGCTGTCGGGGCGAGCCGGCTGTCGATGAGCGCCAGCGGCCTGTCGGGCGCGAGCACATGGCAGGGCGCGAGCGCTCCGCTGGCGGTGTCACACGCGAAGGCGAGGGCGAGGGCGTGCCCCTGTCGGACGTGGGAGAACCAGGACGCCGGAAGGACCGCGGTGCCGCCCTGGTGCTGCGCGCCACCGAGCGGCGTGCCGCCCTCGAACACCGTCAGGACGCCCGGCTCCGGCACCGAGACGCCGGGCAGGATTCCCACACGCTCCACCGCGAACCGGAGCTCCCTCCCGGGGAGGAGCAGCGAGTCCGACACGGAATGCCGCTCCTCGAACAGCGCGGCGGCGGGCAGCGTGCGCGGCAACAGCAGCGCGGGGACATGCGCGTCCTGCATCGCCCTGGCACCCAGCAGGCCGAGCGCCAGCGCGTGCATGCCGTCAACCGCGTCCGTGGGCGCGAGCAGGAGGTCCGCGCCCCACTGCGAGGCGGCCTTGTCGAAGGCCTCCGCCCGGCCCCTCAGTCCCTGTGAGAGCGCCTCGATGCGCAGCGTCTCCGTGATGCCGAGCGCATGGGAGAGGGTCTGAAGCTCGCCGTCCCGCTCGGGGGCCTCCGTCGAGGTCAGTGCGACGAGCTCGGCGGGGCGCTCATGCCTCCTGAGGAACTCCGCTACCGAGCCCAGGCCCCTGCCATCGGACGCCACCGCGATGGCGAGGCGAGCAGTAGGGGAGGGCGTCCCAGGACAGCTCGCGCCGACCGAGAGCACGTGGAGCCGCTCCCGGATGGCGAGCGACAGGATGACGCCCATCCGAGCCCTGGGCGATGCGGCGAGCAGCGGGCCCACCACCACCAGCTCGGAGCCGTGCTGCCGGGCCGCCTGGAGGATGGCATCGGTCTCCAGGTGGTCCTCGAGCTGGTAGCCCGCGCCGGACTCCACGTGCCACTCCCGCACGCCCTCCCAGAGCCGCTCCAGGGCCGTGAGGCTCGCGGGGCGTGGAGGCTCGAGGTCGCGACGCTCGGGGGAGAGGCCGTAGAGGTGGACGCTCTCGGGAGTCGGAGCGAGCCGGCGGGCCGCGATCAGCACCTGCTCCGGAGCCGCGGTGGCATCGAAGAGGATGAGCAGGCGTTGGAACATGGCGGGCCGTCAGTCCTTCCAGAGGATCTTCCACGGGTGCTTGCGCAGGTCCGTCACCAGCGTGCGCAGCTCGTCGTAGAGCGTCGGGTCCTGCAGCACCGCGCCGGCCGTGCCCTCTCCGGCCTCAATCTTCGCCAGCACCCGGTCCGCGCGCCCGGCAATGCCCTCCAGCTGTCCCGCCGCGTTCGTGAAGCGCTCCAGCGCCAGCTTCACGCGCTGTCCGTCCTCGGGGCCCAGGGCCCCCGTCACCGCCGCGAGGCCTTCCATCGTCGTCCCCGCCGACTTCGTCAGGCCGGGCAGCTCGCTGCGCATCACCGCCGCCGTGGCCGCCGCGTCATCCAGCAGCCGCGCCGCCTTGCCTCCGGGCTGGAAGGACTCGCGCGCCAGCGCCGCCAGCTGCCGCAGGTCCTTCGATGCCGCCGCCAGCTCCGAGGCCAGCACCTTCACGTCACCCTCGTTCTCCGTCAGCATCCGGTCCAACGTCTTCGTCAGCCTCGACACGTTCGACGCCAGCTCCGTCACCGCTTCCGGGTCCTTCTCCAGCATCGCGGAGAGAATCTCCACGAAGCGCGACAGCTGCTCCGCCAGCAGATCCAACCGGGGCGCATCCGTCCCGCGCACCGCCTCTCCCGCGCCCAGCGCCTGCTGCGCGGAGCCCGGGTTCAGCTCCAGGTACGGCTCTCCCAGCAGGCCCACCGTGGCCACCGTCACCCGCGCGTCCGTGCGCAATGCGCCGACGGCCTCCGGGGCCACGGCCAGCTCCATGCGCACCGGCATCGGCCGGCCCTGTGCGTCCCGCCGCTCGGGCAGGAGGCGAATCGCCTGCACGCGGCCCACCTGCACGCCGCCCAGCTTCACCGGCGCGCCCTCCACCACGTTGCCCGTGTGGCCGAAGTCCACCGCCAGCCCCGTGTCCGAGCCCAGCGTCAGCTCGCCCATCAGCCACAGCAGCGCGAACACGCCCACCACCGTCGCCAGCACCAGGGCGCCCACCTTCAGCTCCAGCCGTCGCTCATCCATCCGTCGCGCCCTCCATGAACGGCGCCGTCAGCACCCGAAGCTCGGGCGCGGAGGACTCCAGGAATCCCGCCGGCGGGCCCAGGTACGCACACCTGCCGCCCGCCACCACCAGCACCCGGTCCGCCAGCCCCTTCAGCTGCCGGTAGTCGTGCGTCACCACCAGCCCTCCCAGGCCGCGCTGCTTCAGCGAGGCCAGCACTTCTTCCACCTGCGAGGCCGCCCGCCGGTCCAGCCCCGTGGTGGGCTCGTCCAGCAACAGGTAGCGTGGCTTCAACACCAGCGCCCGGGCAATCGCCGCGCGCTTCTTCGCCCCGGGCCCCAGCTCCGGGGGCAGCCGGTCCGCCCACTCCACCAGCCCCACCTGCGCCAGCGCCGCCTCCACGTCCTCCGCGGGCGCCTCCGGGTCCGCCAGCCTCACGTTCTCCCGCAGCGTCCGCCAGTCCAGCAGCGCCGGGCCCTGCACCAGGTACGGCGCCTTCCGCCGCAGCCGCACCAGCTCGCGCTCGGGCCGCGTGTCCACCCGCTCGCCCCACAGCTCCACCCCTCCCGCATCCGGCCGCAGCAGCCCCACCGCCATCCGGCACAGCACGCTCTTCCCGGAGCCGCTCGCTCCGGCGATGAACGTCAGCTCCCGCGTGGACACCTCCGCCGTCAGCCCGTCCAGCACGCGCCGCCGGCCCGCCTCGAACTTCACCTGCACGTCCGTGAAGCGGAGCGTGTCATCGGCGGGGGCGGGGCTCACTGCGGCGGGCATGCTCGGACTCACAGGCGCAGCAGCTGGAAGGCGAGGGACACGGCGAAGTCGATCAACAGGCACCCCAGGCTCGCGGCCACCACGCCGGCGGTGGTGGCCTCGCCCACCGCCTCGGCGCCGCCTCGGGCCCTCAGGCCGGCTACCGCCGCCGCCAGTGGAATGTACAGGCCGCAGCCTCCCGCCTTCAGCGCCGCCGCGAGCAGGTCCCACCCGTCCACGTAGCGCGGGTCCATGAAGGCCCGCCCGTCCACGCCGAACGCCGTCCCCGCCACCACCACCGCGGACAGCGTCGCGGCCACCGTGCCAAGGATGCTCAACAGCGGCACGCCCAGCACGCCCGCAATCACCCGGGGTGCCACCAGGTCCGCGTACGGGTCTCCGGCGGACATCTCCAGTGCTTCCACCTGCTCGTTGACGCTCATGGTGGACAGCTCGGCCGCATGGCCCGCGCCCGCGCGAGACGCGGTCAGCAGCGCGGACATCACCGGGCCCAGCTCGCGGATGAGCAGCTCGAAGTATGCGGGCCCCAGCACGGCCACGTTGCCCACG is from Pyxidicoccus xibeiensis and encodes:
- a CDS encoding phospholipase D-like domain-containing protein, translated to MFQRLLILFDATAAPEQVLIAARRLAPTPESVHLYGLSPERRDLEPPRPASLTALERLWEGVREWHVESGAGYQLEDHLETDAILQAARQHGSELVVVGPLLAASPRARMGVILSLAIRERLHVLSVGASCPGTPSPTARLAIAVASDGRGLGSVAEFLRRHERPAELVALTSTEAPERDGELQTLSHALGITETLRIEALSQGLRGRAEAFDKAASQWGADLLLAPTDAVDGMHALALGLLGARAMQDAHVPALLLPRTLPAAALFEERHSVSDSLLLPGRELRFAVERVGILPGVSVPEPGVLTVFEGGTPLGGAQHQGGTAVLPASWFSHVRQGHALALAFACDTASGALAPCHVLAPDRPLALIDSRLAPTAPRDGLATLGAACHLVFVRLRDSEPLDTHREHLRKLAPGLGTPLLIDASAWLDDARADDVPRLVDAQRLLRVATRLAMAGAAIAAVVTRDEHPLHHPFLRTLTPSECGLLPDGQAPEPLPVPEAPDTFARELALAGGSRCVGGHAIDFELDNGRARETLLAAIEGARSTVHWQCYIVEDDAVTARFSEALQRAAKRGVRVRLLVDALYSGHDSFGVMNPALVRLSGTPGIEVRAIAPLSGLPSILELKQRNHRKLLVVDTEQAFITGRNMGATYFTGFDEVALRRTSNYREVPWLDCGARLAGPLVSDIEHAFLAEWTRAGGEAFPVRAAAPAGELEARLVLHEGLKDTHTLDTQLALIRSACSRLVLVNTFPLLLELQHALVAALRRGVKVDILFGSVRPWYGQQIPFPGGALREVADRYVRSRLDAVIAAGGVAYEFAMPPAPEWEPELERVFPHVHAKLLVRDMDAVAVGSANLDVTAAYWESEALLVVHDTAFAERMLAALQSLLATSRRVDRDDSQWRTEAEQRAWVGRNWPSLVG
- a CDS encoding MlaD family protein, which encodes MDERRLELKVGALVLATVVGVFALLWLMGELTLGSDTGLAVDFGHTGNVVEGAPVKLGGVQVGRVQAIRLLPERRDAQGRPMPVRMELAVAPEAVGALRTDARVTVATVGLLGEPYLELNPGSAQQALGAGEAVRGTDAPRLDLLAEQLSRFVEILSAMLEKDPEAVTELASNVSRLTKTLDRMLTENEGDVKVLASELAAASKDLRQLAALARESFQPGGKAARLLDDAAATAAVMRSELPGLTKSAGTTMEGLAAVTGALGPEDGQRVKLALERFTNAAGQLEGIAGRADRVLAKIEAGEGTAGAVLQDPTLYDELRTLVTDLRKHPWKILWKD
- a CDS encoding ATP-binding cassette domain-containing protein, which produces MPAAVSPAPADDTLRFTDVQVKFEAGRRRVLDGLTAEVSTRELTFIAGASGSGKSVLCRMAVGLLRPDAGGVELWGERVDTRPERELVRLRRKAPYLVQGPALLDWRTLRENVRLADPEAPAEDVEAALAQVGLVEWADRLPPELGPGAKKRAAIARALVLKPRYLLLDEPTTGLDRRAASQVEEVLASLKQRGLGGLVVTHDYRQLKGLADRVLVVAGGRCAYLGPPAGFLESSAPELRVLTAPFMEGATDG
- a CDS encoding MlaE family ABC transporter permease, translating into MSAVLSFFGAPAVMLARTVRASVRDGVPWRESMAQLNELGGRSVWLVMSGMAFFGAVLVTIANSQAKRFVGNVAVLGPAYFELLIRELGPVMSALLTASRAGAGHAAELSTMSVNEQVEALEMSAGDPYADLVAPRVIAGVLGVPLLSILGTVAATLSAVVVAGTAFGVDGRAFMDPRYVDGWDLLAAALKAGGCGLYIPLAAAVAGLRARGGAEAVGEATTAGVVAASLGCLLIDFAVSLAFQLLRL